DNA from Brachyspira aalborgi:
AATTTGATTAAGAGTATATGAAGACGCTTTAACCGATATTTTTCCATTATCTATTTTTCGTATTGTCTCTTCTACTATTCCAGAAATATCTTTTGCAGCGTTTCCTACATTAAGCGCCAAATTTCTAACTTCGGAAGCTACTACGGCAAAACCTTTTCCTTGCTCTCCAGCGCGCGCAGCTTCAACGGACGCGTTTAATGCAAGAATATTTGTTTGCAAAGCTATTGATTCTATAGTATTTGTTATTTCGGATATTTTTTTACTCGCTTCGGATATTTCATTCATATTTTCGGAAGTATTATTTATAGCGTCTACTCCGTTTTTTGTGGCGTTAGAAACATTTTCGCTCATACTTTTTGCATTGCTCGCATTTTTAGCGGTTTCACGCAAAGAAGATAATACAAATTCTACGGAACTTGCCAACTCTTCAAGAGAACTTGCTTGAGAGTTTGCTCTGTCGGATAAATTAACGCTTCCGTTTGTAATAATATTAACAGAATCGTTAATTCCGTTGATTTCTTTTTTCATTGAATAAATTATATCGCCTAATTTATTTTGCATACTATTAAGCGCTCTCATAACATCGCCCATTTGGTCTTTTTTATTTAATTCTTTATCCTTAAAAGAAATATTGAAATTTCCTTTAGACATTGATTCTATAATTTTAATAGTATTTTCTAAAGTAGAAGAAATAGGTTTTGCGACTATAAGAACAAGACATAATTCTATGCTTGATAAAACTATCAATACGGCAATAAGAACAATCATTAAACTTATTAAAGATTTTTTTAAATCGTTTGTCGGCGTAGATACTATCAATATATACGGCATACTTTTAGCCGAAACGGATATATAAGCTTTATCTTTTTCTACCCAACCATAATTAGAATTATTTAGAATATTATCTTTATGTTTCGATATGATAGAATCGTCAAAAATATTTTGCTTTAAAATATAAGATTTATTAGAACTGTGAAGATATAATCCGCTATGATTTATTATATTCAATTCATAGTCTTTAATAATTTCTAAATCTTCTACAATTTTTGAAAATAATATATCGACTCCCACTACTCCCAATAAATTTTCGTTATCATAAATAGCCTTTGAAAAAGTTATTACTATCGGATTGCTCGGGTCTATAATATCTAAATAAGGTTCGGATACTGCTATATTATCTTTTGATTTTAAAGCTTCTTTATACCAGCCTCTTGAAGTTTGGTCATAATCTGCAGCCAATTTGCCAACAGTATTTAGCATATATCCGCCGTCTTTATAAGGAATTCTTCCTCCATAATATATATTCATTATATCTTTATCGTTATCTACAATATTTGAAAATATATTTTTCA
Protein-coding regions in this window:
- a CDS encoding methyl-accepting chemotaxis protein; amino-acid sequence: MKKRKNSLVLKFLIPYIISMFAICIMVYILYFPQYEKRFLKAEESNINNLTVILENRILSLYGKVNIFCSYLEKETDTNKLKNIFSNIVDNDKDIMNIYYGGRIPYKDGGYMLNTVGKLAADYDQTSRGWYKEALKSKDNIAVSEPYLDIIDPSNPIVITFSKAIYDNENLLGVVGVDILFSKIVEDLEIIKDYELNIINHSGLYLHSSNKSYILKQNIFDDSIISKHKDNILNNSNYGWVEKDKAYISVSAKSMPYILIVSTPTNDLKKSLISLMIVLIAVLIVLSSIELCLVLIVAKPISSTLENTIKIIESMSKGNFNISFKDKELNKKDQMGDVMRALNSMQNKLGDIIYSMKKEINGINDSVNIITNGSVNLSDRANSQASSLEELASSVEFVLSSLRETAKNASNAKSMSENVSNATKNGVDAINNTSENMNEISEASKKISEITNTIESIALQTNILALNASVEAARAGEQGKGFAVVASEVRNLALNVGNAAKDISGIVEETIRKIDNGKISVKASSYTLNQIENSVNDVLKLLIDISNAIINEEDSISQINAAVVELNNITQENSKIAEDGANASKNVLDKSKNIVNEVSYFNFN